TGCCCATGTCGAAGCTGGTCCCGCCGATATCGGTACAGACGAGGTTGTTGTAATCAAGTTTCTGTCCGAAGTAGTTCGCCCCGATCATCCCACCAATCGGCCCGGAGATCAGTGTCCGTGCCAACTCGTTCGCGTTGATGTCGATCGTCCCGCCGTGGCTCGCCATCACCCGCACACCGACGTTACCGCCCTGTTCGTCGACGGCCTCCTGGATGTTCGAGAGTTGGTCGCGTGATGGCTCAGCAGCGAACGCTTCCGCAGTCACCGTGTTCAGCCGTTCGGACTCCTTGAGCGTCGGGTAGTACTCGCTCGAGAGCATGACCGACGTCTCTGCCCCTCGCTCGTCGATTATCTTACGGGCGATTTCGGCGGTTCGGTGTTCGTGCTCTCCGTTCCTGTAGGAGTGGAGGAACATGACGACGATATGGTCGACGCCCTGGTCGAGTAGGTCGTCGACGCCCTCGCGGACGTCGTCTTCGTACAGCGGCACCAGCGTGTTCCCCTTGACGTCAATACGCTCTCGAACGCCGCGGATCCGATTGCGCGGGATCAGCGGCTCGGGGTGTTTGTGCGTGTTGACGTGGAGTCGATCCGAATAGGAGTAGCCGGTGTACGATTGGCGGCCACGTCCCATCCGAAGGGTGTCCTCCATCCCGCCAGTGATGAGGATGCCGACGTCGACCTCACTTTCCCGCTCGACCAGTCGGTTGAGCATCGCCGTGCCGGAGTAGACCGTCGAGACGAGGTTCGGGAAACCCTCTTCGACGCTCAACCCCCAGTCCTCGAGGGCATCCTGAGAGGACTTGATGAATCCCCGTGATTCGTCGTCCGGCGTGGTTTTCGCCTTCCCCACGGTAAAATCGCCGTTCGAGTCCATGAGGAACGTATCCGTCATCGTGCCGCCAGCATCGATCGACAGGATTTCTGCATTGTGTTGTGCTGTGGGATCGTCTTCTGAACTTGCCATCGACACCTCCAATACCATGTGGTAAGTTAGTCATTATCACGAACCCGGGTGGACAAGGATGACAGCCCACGACATGCGCTGACATATGTTTCCGATTTATAACAGCCCGGTCAAAGCTGGCCATTGCGGCCCCTCGACGTCCTCGAGTGGGCCGCCGACGTAGCCGTCACTTCGGTAGCTGGATTGGGAATACCCTGGAATGATCCGTCCAAAGTTGGCCGTTGGGCTCTCACCCATTTCTCGACGAGCGAGTGCGATGCATGCCGCCTCGAGTCCTTTCCGGTCTTGGGCATCGTCGGTAAGCGGTGGTCTCGCAGTCGACACTTCGAATCCGGGCCCGGACTGATCCCGGACGGTCCAGAGACACGGCGCAGCAGTATGCGGATCACGGAACGGCATCTCGTCGGAGTAGACGTTTCGAGCTAACGCACTCACTCGCCCACGTGTGCTTCGTCCGGTTTCGCCGATGTACTCGAGGCCCGCTCGGTTCTGATTCCGTTGAACTTTAGTCAGAACGAGTTAGTGTCTACACCGAATTCCGTTTCAATCACGTCTAAAACAGCATCGAGTGCGAAATTGGAAAATGCCTCCGTGTCGATGTTGTTCCGCACCTCATGTGATTGATACGGAGTAGTGACTTTGTTCCGTGTTCTTACGGTTTTGAGAGAGGGCTTGAGGTTGGCTGCAGCGTACGGATTCTCCAAGTCGTCTATTGGTTCGCCTTTTGGTCGAACCCAGAGCTCCCATTCAAACCCGTCAGTAAGGATTGCGATAGCGTTTACATTGAGATCGCTATCAAGATAATCCACTACGTCGTTCCGTGCATTCTCGATCTTCTTTGGAGGTTTTACCTCTCCGAAGAACCGGAGATCGTGCTGCATTGCTGCCTCAATTGGAATGGATGTAATGCAGAAATCCGGAACACCTCCACCTCTTGGCCACCGAGGCGCGTACTGCTTCGGTTGTGGACGGATTGAGTACCCGAAAGCTCGACGGAGCATTGGGAACACCAAGTGATCCTCAGTGAAACGCTCTGGCTTCTGAATGAGGTGCTTCCCCTTCAGGAAGTACTTTCCGTCGACGACTTTGTCGAAGTGTGCGGTGCACTCACGAGCCCCGACCTCATCGATGAAGTCTTCTAAGACTCGCAGGATGGTGTGAGCAAGAGGGTCGTGATCATTAAGGGTTGTAGGTCGATTTGACATCCGTTCTGATTAAAATGATTGTCAAATACCAACGTCTAAAGTCTTCTTGTAGACGCTCTTACCTACGGCAATCACTGGAAAAGACATGTAAACGACCGCGGGCGCGGTGGCCCGCGGCTTTTGTAGTTCCCTCAAGTTTAGCTGTGAAGCACTCCCTGTGAGGCGATCTCGTGGGATGAGGTTGGACGGTTTACGTCCACGCCACCACAAGAGGTGGTGGTGTGGCGTCCCGACCCGACCCGGCGCACCCGCACTTGAGGCGGGGTTTTGCGAGGTCGGTAGTTATCCGCGCTGCTGTGACTGTCATCGCCAGTCTCTGTTTTCGCAATCCATCGTACCGCAGCATTCACCGACGCGTTTCGATCCGAGTGATCTTGCTTGAGAGCACACGTATCGTTTTTGCACGTGAACCGTCCACCGTTTCGAGAGCCTTTCTCGCCACACATCGAGCAACGCTGTGAGTTATACTCGGAATCGACATGCTCGACCGGAGCGCCGTGACGGTGGACTTTGTACGTGACTTGCCGTTCAAACTCGTGGAACGGCAGCTTGTGCAATCGGCGGTTCATATAGCTACCGTAGTCGATGTCGTTGCGAATGCCTTCGAGCGACTCAAACACCACAACCGGGTTCGGGAACCATTGTACGTAGTGTTCGATGACTTTGCTGAGTCGGTGTAGCGTCCACTCAGTAAAGTTCTCGACGTGGTTTCCGATTCGATGAACTTCGCTGTGTTTGCCGTGTTCCTGGCAGCGACGTTTGATGTCGTAGTATCGCTGGCGCTTTTGCTTTACTTGGCCGTAATCGATGGTGAGTTGCGCGAGCGTTTCACGCGACTCTCGGTCGAGAACGGTGGTGGTGATGTTGCGTTCGTTGATGTCGATGGCGATGACTGACTCTGCGTCTTCCGCAGCGTCAATTGTGATGGGGTGTCGTATCGGGACGTGTAGGTAGTACACGCCCTCTCGATACACAACCTCAGCCCGACCCACCTCTAAATCACTCGCGGAATCTAGCGCATGCTTGACGCGATCAAGATCCTGTTTTGCCCCGCGAAGAAACCCACGTACCTTCTCCTTGTATGGCTGGGCACTGATGCGATAGCCAACACGGTTGTCGTCACGAACTTGCAGTTCGTATCCTTCGCTGTGGTTCATAACGAGCGGGAACGCTCCCCATGAATCAGTCGACGGCGGCTGTGGCTTCGGTAACTCGTCGCGGTTGTCGCTGTTACGCCACTTCTTCAACGCACTTTCGTACGCGTCGTAAGCGTCACAAGCTTTCCACACAACGGCTTGTGCGTTATTTTTCACGAAGTCATTCTCGGTCGGCATGACTTGCTTTGCAATCTCGGTCTTACTGTATCCGAGTTCACGCATTGCCCAGGTGTGATTAGCGATGGGCCGAGCGTCGAACCGAGCCTGTTTGAGACGCCAGCGCTCCCCACTCTCTATGTGGAGGCGGAAACGTAGCGTCTCAACAAGCTCATCCATCGTTACATCTAACTCATCAGACCAATTCAAGTTAAAACCACGCACCAGCGCGACGTGGGTTGCTCATTAAGTCGACGGCATTCACCCCCGGGCACGGTGGCCCGGGGTACTCTGCCTGCTTTTATTATAGAGACGCTTGCGCTTGCTTCAACTGATGCGGTAGCGCGGAGTCCCCTTCCTCAAAGAACGAGCGAAGCAAGTGAGTAGGGAGGAGCGCGTTCGTATAGGGCACAAATACCAACCTAGAAGAAGCCGCTTGCCTACATTGAATACGTGGTGGACGACTACGTGTGTCGGACGGCAATCACCTGCCTCTCGGTAGACGGTGAGCAACGCGAGTTGCTTGAGGAAACTATCTCCGAGTGGAAGCGTGGTTGCCAAATCGCCACGGACATGGCGTGGGGCAAGTGTAACACAAAAAGCGACGTACAGCCCCTCGCCTACGACGACGTGCGCGAACACACCGACCTCGGTAGTCAGCACGCGATTCTCGCCACCCACCAAGCCGCACAAGCAATCACCGGCTGTATCGAGCGCCGGTCCAAAGGCAAGAAAGTCAGCAAGCCCACGTTCACCGCACCCACGGTGAAATACGACACTCGGACCATGACACTGTTCGATGACGGCACAGTCTCTCTCTCCACAACGAAGAGTCGTGTCCGGTGTGAACTTGCTCTGCCCGACGCCGATGATGGCTACCAACGGCAGTACCTCGACTCGGACACGTGGAGCGTCACGGAAAGTACGCTCACCACCCGTGACGGCGACTACTTCTTGCATATCGGCTTTCGCCGACCCAAGAACGACACCGAGCAGAACACCGCCGAGGACGGAACGGTCCTCGGGGTTGACCTCGGTATCGAAAATCTCGCCGTCACAAGCACCGCCTACTTCTTCAGCGGGCGAGAGTCAACACACGACCTCCGCGAGTTTGAGAAGGTACGTGCCGGACTCCAACAGACCGGGACGCGAAGCGCCCACCGGACACTCGAACAGTCGAGTGGCCGGGAACTTCGATATATCCGTGACGTACTCCACCAAGCGTCCAACGCGATTGTGGATGAAGCACTCCGATACGAGTGCAACGTGATAGCGTTCGAGGACTTAACCCACATCCGCGACCGCACGGGAGCGTCGTGGGGTCACAGGTGGGCGTTCCGAACGCTGTACGAACAGGTGAAGTATAAGGCCGAAGCGGAAGGCTTCTCGGTGAAGCAAGTGGGTTCGGCGTACACATCGAAGCGGTGCGCCGAGTGCGGATTCACGGCTGGCGAGAATCGCTCGACTCGCAACGACTTCCGATGTGTGAATTGCGAGTCGGAAGCGAACGCGGACTACAACGCAGCGAAGAACATCGGTATGCGGTATGTCCGCCGGGGCCAACAGTCGTCTCGACGGACGGGCAACAGTCAACTTGCCCTGAAGTCTGGGACTGTGACGCCGAGTGGCGGATTCACCGCCCACCCGGAAGGGTTTGACGCCGAGTCCACGGACAAGTTCCACCCTCAAAGCGCCGAAGGCGCTTAGGATGGGGTAGTTGACAAGGAACCTGGTAGTTTGAGTGTTCGTCATACTGGAGAGGCCACGGAGATTTTTGAGATATGGTGAACCGCCTCGGGGTCAAGCCTCAAGGCACTCACCTTACTTCTCTGTAAAGTGTGACTGCTGTACCAATCCGAGAAACGTTTGAATCGGTGGTGTGTGGGCCGATCAGAGATCAGTTCCCAAGGAATCACAAAAGGCCTTGATTCTCTGCATTCTGTCGAAGAGACTCCATATCTAGTTCATCGCTCATATGCAAATGCTCGAGTGTCGACAGCGCGGCGTCAATCGGCACGTCAATTTCATACTCATAATAGATTCCACCACCTCTGCCTTCGTTTCGTTTTGTTCGATCGAGGATGCCGAGCATCGAGAGTTCGGCTAAGTGATTGTGGAAGGCTCTCCCACCAAGCGGATCTCGATTAGTCGCGACTGCAAGATCTTGATACTGCTCATAGAGCTGTTGCTTTTGAAATGGGATCTGAGAGGGATCTACAACTGTTGCAGTGACCACAGCTAAGAGTGTGAGATGTCCATGCGAGGTGAGCTCCTTCATGCTCTCCTCGATCCGTTGCTTTTCGAGCAGTTGCTTTGCCTCGCGAACGTGATCTTCGGTAACGACGGGATCGTTTCGCCGGCGGGCTAGGTCCCCTGCCTCGAGAAGCAGATCAAGCCCTTGGCGGGCACTGCCCTTATCCTGCGCAGCAAATGCTGCACACAATGGGACGACGTCGCCCTCGAGAATGCCGTCTTTGAACGCTAGCGCTGCTCGCTTTTCGAGAATATTCTGGAGCTCGTTTGCGTCATATGGCGGAAAGTGGAGTTCGCGTTCGCAGAGGGTATCTTCGACACGTGGATCGAGCTTTTCGCGATATTTGAAGTCGTTACTGATGCCGATGATCCCGATACGAGCGTGTTCGATTTTTTCGTTGCTGCGTGCACGCGGAAGTTGATAGAGAATCGAGTCGTCATCGCCGATGTAGTCGACTTCGTCCAGGACGATCAGGACCATTCCACCGATCTGATCAAGTTCTGCCCACAACTTTTCATAGACGGCATTCAGCGGATAGCCAGTGCGACTGATTTGCTCGGATGGCTCACGAAATGTATTGACGAGTTCAACAGCAACCCGATAACTACTGGTCAGATCTTCACAGTTGAGATAGACCGTCGTCACTGTGAGGTCATCGTACTGTTTGGCGTCTTCCTCGAGATGGCGGAGGAGATACTTCGTGACGGCTGTTTTCCCGACACCCGTCTTTCCATAGAGGAAGATGTTTCGAGGCTGTGAACCGTTGATGACGGGTTGGAGATATGCAGTATACTGTTCGAGTTCCTCGTCTCGTTCCTCGAGCGATTCGGGCTGATAGTCGTCATGGAGAACGTTTTCATCCTCAAAGATCGCCTCAGATCGCTCGAAGAGCGTCATCATTTGCTAATCTTCCAACACTCCAATAAAACCACCGGTGCGAACGTTACGAACGATTCGTTCGTTTCGATCGATACTGGTGGAGAGAGACACCACTCCTTCAATCGTTTTACCACGAGAGAGCACTTGATGGCTTCAATTTCTTCGAATGAGGGTCTAGTGACTGGGATAGATTTATTATAACTGCGTGATAACTAGATCCGCACTGCTAGTGCTTTGAGAACGTTTGAATTGGTGGTGTGTTCTGGGTAATTTCCTTTACTGAGGGGTGATTTTCGATGAGATCCGGTAGTAGAGTCCATTTATCGGCTCTAAACGTTTGAACCGGTGGTGGGTATCTGGGGCCAATCAGAAGGAATTTTGGCCGGAAACGTTTGAATGGGTGGTGTCTCTCACCCCCGGACTCTTGGTAGTGCCATTGGAGTTTGTGTAATGTCGTGAGGATAGAAAGACCAAGGTTCCTGTTACGATTGAATCGGTGGTCTCTGATCGTGGTCTCACTTCATTGAACGATTCTCTCATTGTGGGCTAATTCAATTCCAAGTAGGACACACCACTGCTTCCAGTATTTCCGCCGAACGAACCTATACAAAGCGACTACCTTGTCCCAGAATTTTGCCGTCACAGTCGTTCATTGAGTAAAACTCTCTAATTACGCTCTGTGGCTGCCAACAAGCCTCTTTTGCTTGATGTGCGAGTTCACCCTCGGGAATTCTCTGAAGCGATTCAGCGTACCACTCACAGGCGTCAGCGGCGAGGGCAAGCCGCGTAACTCGAGTGTGGATCCGACCGTGTCGACGTCCCACCATCCAGATTGTCGCGATCGCGTCCAGTCGGTCTCCGATTTCCTTGTCACCGTGTGATTCGAACCACTCTCCACGCAGCTCACATGCTGACACGACTTTCTCACAGAATTCAGCGTCTGCGCCGAGTATGATGTGAACTCCTCGAGTCTGCTTAACTTTGAGAATCATCTGGCAATTCCAGGCTTCAGGAATGGTTTTGTCTCACTCTCTATCGACGTGACTGCTGTGTCTCTTCGTTTCATGGGTTGCTGCGGTGGACTCCCTTCGACCCCCCGCCCCCCTTTCGGGGGATACAAACCGTCTCGAGTGACGAGGTCACTCCACAGTCAGCGGCTAAACGTGCCATCCGGCGCAGGGACAAGTCCAGTACGGATCTCGAGGTCGACACGACGAAGATGCTTGCAGCCGTCATCTGTCTGGCGCTGCTCGAAATCGGGACAGGTACACGTCGCTGCCTCGATATCGACGTCGTAGGTGTTCCTACTCTCGCTTTTGACCGCGTAGATCGGGCCTAGTGTCGCAAAGCG
Above is a genomic segment from Natronorubrum aibiense containing:
- a CDS encoding RNA-guided endonuclease TnpB family protein; translated protein: MDELVETLRFRLHIESGERWRLKQARFDARPIANHTWAMRELGYSKTEIAKQVMPTENDFVKNNAQAVVWKACDAYDAYESALKKWRNSDNRDELPKPQPPSTDSWGAFPLVMNHSEGYELQVRDDNRVGYRISAQPYKEKVRGFLRGAKQDLDRVKHALDSASDLEVGRAEVVYREGVYYLHVPIRHPITIDAAEDAESVIAIDINERNITTTVLDRESRETLAQLTIDYGQVKQKRQRYYDIKRRCQEHGKHSEVHRIGNHVENFTEWTLHRLSKVIEHYVQWFPNPVVVFESLEGIRNDIDYGSYMNRRLHKLPFHEFERQVTYKVHRHGAPVEHVDSEYNSQRCSMCGEKGSRNGGRFTCKNDTCALKQDHSDRNASVNAAVRWIAKTETGDDSHSSADNYRPRKTPPQVRVRRVGSGRHTTTSCGGVDVNRPTSSHEIASQGVLHS
- a CDS encoding orc1/cdc6 family replication initiation protein, which gives rise to MTLFERSEAIFEDENVLHDDYQPESLEERDEELEQYTAYLQPVINGSQPRNIFLYGKTGVGKTAVTKYLLRHLEEDAKQYDDLTVTTVYLNCEDLTSSYRVAVELVNTFREPSEQISRTGYPLNAVYEKLWAELDQIGGMVLIVLDEVDYIGDDDSILYQLPRARSNEKIEHARIGIIGISNDFKYREKLDPRVEDTLCERELHFPPYDANELQNILEKRAALAFKDGILEGDVVPLCAAFAAQDKGSARQGLDLLLEAGDLARRRNDPVVTEDHVREAKQLLEKQRIEESMKELTSHGHLTLLAVVTATVVDPSQIPFQKQQLYEQYQDLAVATNRDPLGGRAFHNHLAELSMLGILDRTKRNEGRGGGIYYEYEIDVPIDAALSTLEHLHMSDELDMESLRQNAENQGLL
- a CDS encoding RNA-guided endonuclease InsQ/TnpB family protein, with product MVDDYVCRTAITCLSVDGEQRELLEETISEWKRGCQIATDMAWGKCNTKSDVQPLAYDDVREHTDLGSQHAILATHQAAQAITGCIERRSKGKKVSKPTFTAPTVKYDTRTMTLFDDGTVSLSTTKSRVRCELALPDADDGYQRQYLDSDTWSVTESTLTTRDGDYFLHIGFRRPKNDTEQNTAEDGTVLGVDLGIENLAVTSTAYFFSGRESTHDLREFEKVRAGLQQTGTRSAHRTLEQSSGRELRYIRDVLHQASNAIVDEALRYECNVIAFEDLTHIRDRTGASWGHRWAFRTLYEQVKYKAEAEGFSVKQVGSAYTSKRCAECGFTAGENRSTRNDFRCVNCESEANADYNAAKNIGMRYVRRGQQSSRRTGNSQLALKSGTVTPSGGFTAHPEGFDAESTDKFHPQSAEGA